GCGAGTGTTGTTAACCCGCGTTAACCGGGAGGGTGTCATGAGCGAGGAGCGGTTCGGGGAGTTCGTGCTGGTGCGGCGGCACGAGGACGGGCATGTCGCGGAGCTGGCCCTCGACCGGCCCAAGGCCATGAACGCCGTGTCGACGGAGATGGCCCGGTCGATCGCCGGGGCCTGCGCCGCGCTGGGGGCGGACCGCGACGTACGGGTGGTCGTGCTGACGTCGACGCACGAACGGGCGTTCTGTGTGGGCGCCGACCTGAAGGAGCGCAACTCGCTCAGCGACGCCGAGCTGGTGCGGCAGCGGCCGGTGGCGCGGGGGGCGTACACCGGCGTACTGGACCTGCCGGTGCCGACCGTCGCGGCGGTCCACGGCTTCGCGCTCGGCGGCGGCTTCGAGCTGGCGCTGTCGTGCGACGTGATCGTGGCCGACGGTACGGCCGTGGTGGGGCTGCCGGAGGTGTCCGTGGGGGTGATCCCAGGGGGAGGCGGTACGCAGCTGCTGCCCCGGCGGGTGGGGGCGGCCCGCGCGGCCGAGCTGATCTTCAGCGCACGGCGGGTCGAGGCGGCCGAGGCGCGGCAGCTGGGCCTGGTGGACGTACTGGTCGAGGACGGCCGGGACCGGGAGGAGGCGCTGGCGCTCGGGTCCCGTATCGCCGCCAACTCGCCGGTCGGCCTGCGCGCGGCGAAGCGGGCCCTGCGGCTGGGGCACGGACTGGACCTGCGGGCCGGCCTGGAGGTGGAGGACGCGGCGTGGCGCTCGGTGGCGTTCTCGGGGGACCGGGCGGAGGGCGTCGCGGCCTTCAACGAGAAGCGCAAGCCGCAGTGGCCGGGGGAGTGAGCGGGGGACGGGGGCGCGGCTTGTCGAAGAACGCCGTGGCTCTCGCCGCATGATCCGCTCACCCCACCGCCCCTCAAACATCCCCATTCGCCCCGAATCTCCCTAGCCTGGAGTGATGGGTGAGGACAACCGGCTCGCGGCCGTGGTGGCGCTGGCGCAGGGCATGGCCGCGGCGCAGTCGGTGCGCGAGTCGTGGCGGGCCGCCGCGCTCGGGGCGTGCCGGGCGCTGGACGGGAGCTTCGCCGCGCTGTCGGTGTGGGAGCGGGACCTCGGGCGGCTGCGGGTGCTCGTCAACGTGGGGGAGCGGGCGGACGACGAGGAGGAGTTCCCGGAGGACGAGGCGTATCCGGTGCACCAGTTCGCCGAGATCACCGAGTTCCTGCACGAGCAGTGGGCGGGTGGCGGTGAGCCCGACGCCTGGGTCGAGACCGCCGGGGGACCCACCGGCGGGCGCGCCGGCTTCTGCCACCAGCGGGTCGCCGCACTGCGGCGCAGGGGGCGGGGGTGCTGCGTGGTCGCGCCGGTCGTGCTGCACGGCCGGGCCTGGGGCGAGCTGTATGTGGCCCGGCCCCTCGGCGCCCCTGTCTTCGACCGGGCCGACGCCGACTTCGCCACCGTCCTGGCCGCCGTCGTCGCCGCCGGGATCGCGCAGACCGAGCGGCTGGAGGAGGCCCGGCGGCTCGCCTTCACCGACTCCCTCACCGGCCTGGCCAACCGGCGTGCCGTGGACGCGCACCTGGACGAGGCCATCGAGCGGCACCGCAGGGACGGGGTGGTGGTGAGCCTGGTCGTCTGCGATCTCAACGGCCTCAAGCGCGTCAACGACACCCGTGGGCACGCCGTCGGCGACCGGCTCCTGGAACGGTTCGGTTCCGTGCTCTCGCTCTGCGGCGCCATGCTGCCCGGCACCCTCGCCGCCCGCCTCGGCGGCGACGAGTTCTGCCTGCTCGCCGTCGGTCCGCCCGCCGACGACGTCGTCAAGGTCGCCGACGAACTCTGCCACCGCGCCGCCGAACTGGAACTGGGCGACGGGGTCGCCTGCGGCGTCGCGTCCACCGAGGACCCGATCGGAGCGGTCCGCTCCGCCCGCCGCCTGTTCCGGCTCGCGGACGCCGCCCAGTACCAGGCCAAGGGCGTCCGCGCCGCCAAGGCCGTCGTGGCCGGCCGTCAGGGGCCCGACGACCCCGTCGTACGCCTCGCCGACGCACCCCCCGAGGGCCCCACCGCC
This region of Streptomyces chromofuscus genomic DNA includes:
- a CDS encoding enoyl-CoA hydratase/isomerase family protein, whose amino-acid sequence is MSEERFGEFVLVRRHEDGHVAELALDRPKAMNAVSTEMARSIAGACAALGADRDVRVVVLTSTHERAFCVGADLKERNSLSDAELVRQRPVARGAYTGVLDLPVPTVAAVHGFALGGGFELALSCDVIVADGTAVVGLPEVSVGVIPGGGGTQLLPRRVGAARAAELIFSARRVEAAEARQLGLVDVLVEDGRDREEALALGSRIAANSPVGLRAAKRALRLGHGLDLRAGLEVEDAAWRSVAFSGDRAEGVAAFNEKRKPQWPGE
- a CDS encoding GGDEF domain-containing protein, with the translated sequence MGEDNRLAAVVALAQGMAAAQSVRESWRAAALGACRALDGSFAALSVWERDLGRLRVLVNVGERADDEEEFPEDEAYPVHQFAEITEFLHEQWAGGGEPDAWVETAGGPTGGRAGFCHQRVAALRRRGRGCCVVAPVVLHGRAWGELYVARPLGAPVFDRADADFATVLAAVVAAGIAQTERLEEARRLAFTDSLTGLANRRAVDAHLDEAIERHRRDGVVVSLVVCDLNGLKRVNDTRGHAVGDRLLERFGSVLSLCGAMLPGTLAARLGGDEFCLLAVGPPADDVVKVADELCHRAAELELGDGVACGVASTEDPIGAVRSARRLFRLADAAQYQAKGVRAAKAVVAGRQGPDDPVVRLADAPPEGPTADRRTFRGRR